A single genomic interval of uncultured Sunxiuqinia sp. harbors:
- a CDS encoding sodium-translocating pyrophosphatase, producing MNAIFWIIPLCSILALVFAWFFFKSMMKNSEGTPRMIEIAQYVREGAMAYLYRQYKVVGIVFLILLLILLLLAYLGVQNPFVPIAFLTGGFFSGLCGFLGMKTATFASARTTHGASQSLNKGLKVAFRSGAVMGLIVVGFGLLDIALWYWFLNSVIFTPEHMANGFHLIGLNFVHAGTSEAQKLVEITTTMLTFGMGASTQALFARVGGGIYTKAADVGADLVGKVEAGIPEDDPRNPATIADNVGDNVGDVAGMGADLYESYCGSILATAALGAALPVAALKVSGMTTEMAVIAPMIVAAIGIIFSIVGIFMVRTKESATQKNLLNALLLGTGGSSVLVLIAMIGMVYMGWITWGVFGAVIIGLAAGVIIGQATEYFTSDEYKPTQGIAAQAQQGPATTIIDGIAVGMYSTWIPVVTIVLGIIGSFWSAGGFDHFAMGVYGIGFAAVGMLSTLGITLATDAFGPIADNAGGNAEMAELPKEVRERTDALDMLGNTTAATGKGFAIGSAALTAMALIAAYMEEIRLWFGKIANAGEGFVRVGDFAFYTDVVPKVEEGIKVVQLNMASVKDFSAAYDITLFNPLFLGGLFLGSMMAFVFSAMTMKAVGRAAGAMVDEVRRQFREIKGILEGTATPEYAKCVEISTIGAQKEMLLPSLVAIIVPVVVGASMGVAGVIGLLAGGLTSGFTLAVFMNNAGGAWDNAKKYIEKGNYGGKGSEAHKAGVVGDTVGDPFKDTSGPSLNILIKLMTMVSVVMAGLTVTLSLM from the coding sequence ATGAATGCTATATTCTGGATAATTCCTTTATGTTCGATCTTGGCTCTTGTCTTTGCCTGGTTTTTCTTCAAATCAATGATGAAGAATTCAGAAGGCACACCACGAATGATTGAAATTGCTCAATATGTTCGCGAAGGCGCAATGGCGTATTTGTATCGCCAATATAAAGTTGTTGGCATCGTTTTTCTTATTCTTTTGCTTATTTTATTGCTTTTGGCATACCTTGGCGTGCAGAATCCGTTTGTACCCATTGCCTTTTTAACTGGTGGTTTCTTCTCTGGTCTTTGTGGCTTTCTGGGAATGAAAACGGCCACCTTTGCCTCAGCACGAACAACTCATGGTGCTTCTCAATCGCTAAACAAAGGGTTGAAAGTAGCTTTCAGAAGTGGTGCCGTAATGGGCTTAATTGTTGTTGGATTTGGACTGTTAGACATTGCCTTATGGTACTGGTTCCTAAACAGCGTAATCTTTACTCCCGAACACATGGCTAACGGGTTTCACCTAATTGGATTGAACTTCGTACATGCCGGAACCAGTGAAGCACAAAAGCTAGTGGAAATTACAACCACCATGCTTACCTTCGGAATGGGTGCATCAACACAAGCACTTTTCGCTCGTGTTGGAGGTGGAATTTACACAAAAGCTGCCGATGTAGGTGCTGACCTTGTGGGGAAAGTAGAAGCTGGTATTCCAGAGGACGATCCTCGTAACCCCGCTACCATTGCCGATAACGTAGGTGACAACGTAGGTGATGTTGCCGGTATGGGTGCTGATCTTTACGAATCTTATTGCGGATCTATTTTAGCAACCGCCGCATTAGGAGCTGCCTTGCCTGTTGCTGCGTTAAAAGTTTCGGGAATGACAACCGAAATGGCCGTAATTGCCCCTATGATTGTAGCTGCAATTGGTATTATCTTCTCTATTGTTGGCATTTTCATGGTTCGCACAAAAGAATCTGCAACACAGAAAAACCTACTGAATGCGCTTCTTCTCGGAACTGGGGGTTCTTCTGTATTAGTGCTGATTGCCATGATTGGGATGGTTTACATGGGATGGATTACCTGGGGCGTTTTTGGCGCTGTAATTATTGGACTAGCAGCCGGCGTAATTATTGGTCAAGCAACTGAATATTTCACATCCGATGAATATAAGCCGACTCAGGGAATTGCAGCCCAAGCACAACAGGGACCTGCAACAACAATTATTGACGGTATAGCTGTCGGAATGTACTCAACCTGGATTCCGGTGGTAACAATCGTACTCGGAATCATTGGGTCCTTTTGGTCCGCAGGAGGTTTTGATCACTTTGCGATGGGAGTCTATGGAATTGGATTTGCTGCCGTTGGAATGCTTTCAACACTTGGAATCACGCTAGCGACCGACGCTTTTGGTCCTATTGCTGATAATGCTGGTGGAAATGCAGAGATGGCTGAGCTCCCTAAAGAAGTGCGTGAGCGTACAGATGCATTGGACATGCTTGGAAATACGACAGCGGCGACAGGGAAAGGTTTCGCAATTGGATCAGCAGCATTGACTGCTATGGCTTTGATTGCAGCTTACATGGAAGAAATTCGTTTGTGGTTTGGCAAAATTGCTAATGCTGGAGAAGGTTTTGTGCGTGTCGGCGATTTTGCTTTTTATACCGATGTCGTGCCTAAAGTTGAAGAAGGAATTAAAGTCGTTCAGCTCAATATGGCTTCTGTAAAAGATTTTTCAGCTGCCTACGATATCACTCTTTTCAACCCCTTGTTCCTTGGGGGTTTATTCCTCGGGTCGATGATGGCATTTGTTTTTAGTGCGATGACCATGAAAGCAGTTGGGCGTGCCGCTGGCGCGATGGTTGATGAGGTGCGTCGTCAGTTCCGCGAGATAAAGGGAATCCTAGAGGGCACTGCGACACCTGAATATGCGAAATGTGTTGAAATTTCAACCATTGGAGCCCAAAAGGAAATGCTGCTGCCTTCATTGGTTGCCATCATTGTTCCGGTAGTTGTTGGAGCATCAATGGGTGTTGCCGGAGTTATCGGCTTACTTGCCGGTGGCTTAACTTCAGGATTTACGTTGGCTGTTTTTATGAATAACGCTGGTGGTGCCTGGGATAATGCAAAAAAATATATTGAAAAAGGCAACTACGGCGGAAAAGGTAGCGAAGCCCACAAGGCGGGTGTTGTTGGCGATACTGTCGGCGATCCGTTTAAAGATACGTCAGGCCCATCACTTAATATCTTAATTAAACTAATGACCATGGTTTCTGTTGTAATGGCCGGATTGACCGTAACATTGAGCTTAATGTAA